From a region of the Tenggerimyces flavus genome:
- a CDS encoding aldo/keto reductase, translating into MRYRSLGNSGLQVSVVGIGCNNFGGRLDADGTREVVHAALDEGITLFDTADVYGNKGGSEQLLGEAVAGHRDQVVLATKFAGDMGYGPAAGARGGRAYIRRAIEESLRRLRTDYVDLYQIHNPDPKTPIAETLSALDELVKEGKVRYVGSSNFGGWRIAEAAHVAKELGITAFVSAQNHWSLLERGAEAEVVPAARHYGVGMLPYFPLARGLLSGKVRRGEPIPSNSRLRDQDQWVADRIDRTESLRSWAESHGRTLLEVGIGGLDAQPGCGSVIAGAMNAEQVKANAAAGEWIPTAAELAELNELVPPPKAGR; encoded by the coding sequence ATGCGCTATCGCTCGCTCGGGAACTCCGGCCTGCAGGTCTCCGTCGTCGGCATCGGCTGCAACAACTTCGGCGGTCGCCTCGACGCCGACGGGACGCGCGAGGTGGTCCACGCCGCGCTCGACGAGGGCATCACGTTGTTCGACACCGCGGACGTCTACGGCAACAAGGGCGGCTCGGAGCAGCTGCTCGGCGAGGCGGTCGCGGGCCATCGCGACCAGGTCGTGCTCGCGACGAAGTTCGCCGGCGACATGGGCTACGGACCCGCCGCCGGCGCACGCGGTGGTCGTGCGTACATCCGGCGCGCGATCGAGGAGTCGCTCCGGCGCTTGCGTACGGACTACGTCGACCTCTACCAGATCCACAACCCCGACCCGAAGACGCCGATCGCCGAGACGCTGTCCGCGCTGGACGAGCTCGTCAAGGAGGGCAAGGTCCGGTACGTCGGCAGCTCGAACTTCGGCGGCTGGCGGATCGCCGAGGCCGCGCACGTCGCGAAGGAGCTCGGGATCACCGCGTTCGTATCGGCCCAGAACCACTGGTCGCTGCTCGAACGCGGCGCCGAGGCCGAGGTCGTCCCGGCCGCGCGGCACTACGGCGTCGGCATGCTGCCGTACTTCCCGCTGGCCCGCGGCCTGCTGAGCGGCAAGGTCCGCCGCGGCGAGCCGATCCCGTCGAACTCGCGGCTGCGCGACCAGGACCAGTGGGTCGCGGACCGGATCGACCGGACCGAGTCACTGCGGTCGTGGGCGGAGTCGCACGGTCGGACGTTGCTCGAGGTCGGCATCGGCGGGTTGGACGCCCAGCCGGGCTGCGGGTCGGTGATCGCGGGCGCGATGAACGCCGAGCAGGTCAAGGCGAACGCCGCCGCGGGGGAGTGGATCCCCACCGCGGCGGAGTTGGCCGAGCTGAACGAGCTCGTACCTCCACCTAAGGCCGGCCGCTGA
- a CDS encoding cytochrome b — translation MRTPRFRLAQVGERSAWLDALRVRIFPDRWSSLFGQISLYSFVAVLLSGVVLMFFYDPSATVVSYDGSYGPLHGVRMSKALESTLHISFDVQGGMLVRQLHHWAALVMMAALMLLLLRLFFVGAYRKPREKTWLTIVTLLLVAMGIGLTGSALPDDLLSGSSMAILDGVLAATPLVGPLASRLLFGGPFPGDVNAVLYPAHIGLSVVAIGLFALLIRQAVKRRHVVAASWRRLTAKRVGTFFATLGVLVLMAGTLTINPIWLFGPADPASSTAGASPSWYLAVLDGALRLAPGWEVEWLGRTWSVAILAPLAVITLFFAVLALYPYLERLFTKDRKEHLEVERFRDNPRRSGIGVAGMAFYGVLWAAAGSNTLAPAFGVTVEGMMFAFQLLLVVGPVVGFLVTQYVCLGLLRREQDDALHGYETGIIIRSPEGGYTEVHAPVERKPELVGTKVRELSGRP, via the coding sequence ATGCGAACACCTCGGTTCCGCTTGGCACAGGTGGGCGAGCGATCGGCCTGGCTCGACGCGCTGCGCGTGCGAATCTTCCCTGACCGTTGGTCATCCCTGTTCGGCCAGATCTCCCTCTACTCCTTCGTCGCGGTACTGCTGAGCGGCGTCGTACTGATGTTCTTCTACGACCCCTCGGCAACGGTCGTCAGCTACGACGGCTCGTACGGCCCGTTGCACGGCGTACGGATGTCGAAGGCGCTCGAGTCCACGCTGCACATCTCGTTCGACGTGCAGGGCGGCATGCTCGTACGGCAGCTGCACCACTGGGCCGCGCTCGTCATGATGGCGGCTCTGATGCTCCTGCTGCTGAGGCTGTTCTTCGTCGGCGCGTACCGCAAGCCCCGCGAGAAGACCTGGCTGACGATCGTCACCCTCCTGCTCGTCGCGATGGGCATCGGACTCACTGGCTCGGCACTGCCCGACGACCTCCTGTCCGGCTCGAGCATGGCGATCCTCGACGGCGTTCTCGCGGCGACCCCGCTCGTCGGCCCGCTGGCGTCCAGGCTGCTGTTCGGCGGCCCGTTCCCCGGCGACGTCAACGCGGTGCTCTACCCGGCGCACATTGGACTTTCCGTCGTCGCGATCGGGCTATTCGCCCTCCTGATCCGACAGGCGGTCAAGCGCCGGCACGTCGTCGCGGCCTCCTGGCGGCGGCTGACCGCCAAGCGGGTCGGAACGTTCTTCGCGACTCTCGGCGTGCTCGTCCTGATGGCCGGGACGCTGACCATCAACCCGATCTGGCTGTTCGGACCCGCCGACCCGGCGAGCAGTACGGCAGGCGCCTCGCCGAGCTGGTACCTCGCGGTCCTCGACGGCGCGCTGCGGCTCGCACCCGGGTGGGAGGTCGAGTGGCTGGGCCGGACCTGGTCCGTCGCAATCCTCGCACCGCTCGCGGTGATCACGCTGTTCTTCGCGGTGCTGGCGCTGTACCCGTACCTCGAACGGCTCTTCACCAAGGACCGCAAGGAGCACCTCGAGGTCGAGCGCTTCCGCGACAACCCGAGGCGCAGCGGGATCGGCGTGGCCGGCATGGCGTTCTACGGCGTGCTCTGGGCGGCCGCCGGCTCGAACACCCTCGCCCCCGCGTTCGGCGTGACCGTCGAGGGCATGATGTTCGCGTTCCAGCTCCTGCTCGTGGTCGGGCCGGTCGTCGGCTTCCTCGTCACGCAGTACGTCTGCCTCGGCCTGCTGCGACGCGAGCAGGACGACGCGCTGCACGGGTACGAGACCGGCATCATCATCCGGTCGCCCGAAGGCGGCTATACCGAGGTGCACGCCCCGGTCGAACGAAAGCCGGAGCTCGTCGGAACGAAGGTGCGCGAGCTCAGCGGCCGGCCTTAG